A window of the Eremothecium cymbalariae DBVPG#7215 chromosome 5, complete sequence genome harbors these coding sequences:
- the MGM101 gene encoding Mgm101p (similar to Ashbya gossypii ABL086C), with the protein MISRSSIGKFANLARSHYVISQVKFIGTAGAVKPVAGSSSPMGDPQSKLSNPAHDYKRTLSNALNGDSLEIGGVEKNIRPDRGGSVDWYSSFHGLGSKPFDESVQNVLSQPLVALDIEITPDGLLYLPEIKYRRILNKAFGAGGWGLAPRSETTVTARLVTREYALICNGQLVSLARGEQDYFSETGIPTATEGCKSNALMRCCKDLGIGSELWDPVFIKSYKKQYCVEKFVEHIATKRKKKIWLRKDRDVEYPYK; encoded by the coding sequence ATGATATCTAGAAGTAGcattggaaaatttgcTAATTTGGCGAGATCGCATTATGTCATTTCTCAGGTGAAATTTATAGGTACAGCAGGAGCTGTGAAACCTGTTGCAGGGTCATCCAGTCCAATGGGTGATCCTCAAAGTAAGCTATCTAACCCTGCTCACGATTATAAGAGGACGTTAAGTAATGCTCTGAATGGGGACTCATTGGAGATAGGTGGGGTTGAGAAGAATATACGGCCAGACAGGGGTGGTTCTGTTGACTGGTATAGTTCTTTTCATGGGCTGGGGTCTAAACCGTTTGACGAATCGGTTCAGAATGTGTTGAGCCAGCCGTTGGTGGCTTTAGATATCGAAATTACGCCGGATGGGTTGTTATATTTGCCTGAGATCAAATATCGGAGAATTTTAAATAAGGCTTTTGGTGCAGGTGGCTGGGGGTTGGCACCTCGTTCTGAGACAACTGTGACGGCTAGACTTGTTACTAGAGAGTATGCACTGATTTGTAATGGTCAGCTTGTCAGTCTTGCTCGCGGCGAACAGGATTATTTTTCTGAAACCGGAATTCCAACGGCTACAGAAGGTTGTAAGAGTAATGCCTTGATGAGATGTTGTAAAGATTTAGGTATTGGGTCTGAATTGTGGGATCCTGTTTTTATCAAGAGCTATAAGAAACAGTATTGTGTGGAGAAATTTGTCGAGCATATTGCTAccaagaggaagaagaagatctGGTTAAGGAAAGACAGAGATGTCGAGTATccatataaataa
- the SES1 gene encoding serine--tRNA ligase SES1 (similar to Ashbya gossypii ABL088C), with translation MLDITLFIAEKGGNPALIKKSQEARYASVEIVDEIIADYKEWVKTRFQLDELNKKLNKVQKEIGLKFKKKEDPSELLIEKEKLTEEKKQLTEQEQKEDNDLRNKVNQVGNIVHPSVVVSNNEDNNELIRVWKPKGLEEVGSNASCTGNPAKLSHHEVLLRLDGYDPDRGVKISGHRGYFFRNYGVFLNQALINYGLSFLASRGYCPLQAPVMMSKDAMSKTAQLSQFDEELYKVLDGDDEKYLIATSEQPISAYHSGEWFEKPQEQLPVRYVGYSSCFRREAGAHGKDAWGVFRVHAFEKIEQFCITEPENSWEEFDRMIGASEEFYQSLGVPYRIVGIVSGELNNAAAKKYDLEAWFPFQKEYKELVSCSNCTDYQSRNLEIRCGIKKMGDREKKYVHCLNSTLCATQRALCCILENYQTEEGLVVPEVLRKYIPGEPSFIPFTKELPKNSTSNKRKN, from the coding sequence ATGTTAGATATCACTCTTTTCATCGCGGAGAAAGGTGGTAATCCAGCTTTAATTAAGAAGTCTCAAGAGGCTCGTTATGCTTCCGTTGAGATAGTTGACGAAATCATTGCTGACTATAAGGAATGGGTTAAAACGAGATTCCAACTAGATGAATTAAATAAGAAATTAAACAAAGTTcagaaagaaattggttTAAAATTtaagaaaaaggaagatCCATCAGAATTGTTGAttgagaaggaaaagttgactgaagaaaagaagcagtTGACTGAACAGgaacaaaaagaagataacGATTTGAGAAACAAGGTCAACCAGGTTGGAAATATCGTACATCCCTCTGTTGTTGTGTCCAATAATGAGGATAATAATGAATTGATACGTGTTTGGAAACCAAAGGGTTTGGAAGAGGTTGGAAGTAATGCTTCTTGTACTGGAAACCCAGCAAAATTATCGCATCACGAAGTTCTTTTAAGATTGGATGGTTACGATCCAGATCGGGGTGTTAAAATTAGTGGTCATAGAGGCTACTTTTTCAGAAACTACGGTGTTTTCTTGAATCAAGCCTTAATCAACTATGGTTTATCTTTTTTGGCTTCTAGAGGGTACTGTCCACTACAAGCCCCTGTGATGATGAGCAAGGATGCTATGTCTAAAACTGCTCAGTTATCGCAATTTGACGAAGAATTGTACAAGGTTCTTGATGGAGACGatgagaaatatttgattgcTACATCTGAACAGCCAATCTCAGCCTACCATTCTGGCGAGTGGTTTGAAAAGCCACAGGAACAATTGCCAGTACGTTATGTTGgatattcttcttgtttcCGTAGAGAAGCAGGTGCTCATGGAAAGGATGCCTGGGGTGTGTTTAGGGTTCATGCTTTTGAGAAGATCGAACAGTTTTGCATAACTGAACCTGAAAACTCTTGGGAAGAGTTTGACAGAATGATCGGAGCATCTGAAGAGTTTTATCAATCTTTGGGTGTTCCATACCGTATCGTTGGAATTGTCTCTGGAGAATTAAATAACGCAGCCGCTAAGAAATACGATCTAGAAGCTTGGTTCCCATTCCAAAAGGAATATAAGGAATTAGTTTCCTGCTCTAACTGTACTGATTATCAATCTAGAAACTTAGAAATCAGATGTGGTATTAAGAAAATGGGCGATagagagaagaaatatGTTCATTGTTTGAACTCCACTTTATGTGCAACCCAAAGAGCTTTATGCTGTATCTTGGAAAACTATCAAACTGAAGAAGGTTTGGTTGTTCCCGAGGTATTGAGAAAGTACATTCCCGGTGAACCATCTTTTATTCCATTCACCAAGGAGTTGCCAAAAAATTCTACATCTaacaaaaggaaaaactaG
- the PPX1 gene encoding exopolyphosphatase (similar to Ashbya gossypii ABL083W), whose product MVKSICSFMTLLRDASLKGLMNGTKIIKIVCGNESADIDSVACAIAYAYLSYDNDQRDTYIPVINIPREDLKLRRDVVFMLESISVSLDSLFFIDEIRKMKLDNIRVESVLVDHNDLTGVAREVVDNVIGIIDHHEDNNMHKESIKRANGPRIIEPAGSCSSLVFNYWLNNLGIQRLKPLTDISKLFLSALLMDTVNMKYKVTKLDPEAYSNYVDFLQGMDFEHYYETLVAKKDIDGLPIEGILAKDYKQFSFSSHHGVVKVGTSSIPRPLQWILEQHGNDEFVLQSRKYIIKKNLDLLLLVHHWISADVHYRQFVVVVDNDKSMELSAKIIQAIKDELQLEKVEIIVPLVDGILTYNQLALNKSRKTVVPLIRKAVEEL is encoded by the coding sequence ATGGTTAAGTCAATTTGTAGTTTTATGACTCTACTGAGAGATGCTTCTCTCAAGGGTTTGATGAACGGAACtaaaattataaaaattgTGTGTGGTAATGAATCTGCTGATATAGATTCTGTTGCATGTGCTATTGCCTACGCGTATTTAAGTTACGATAATGACCAGAGAGATACATATATCCCCGTTATAAATATTCCAAGAGAAGATTTGAAGCTTAGAAGAGACGTTGTTTTCATGTTGGAAAGCATATCTGTATCGCTAGATTCTCTATTTTTTATCGATGAGATCCGGAAAATGAAGTTGGACAATATTAGGGTTGAATCTGTTTTAGTGGACCACAATGACTTGACCGGTGTTGCTAGAGAAGTCGTTGATAATGTAATCGGTATAATAGATCATCATGAAGATAACAATATGCATAAAGAGTCAATTAAAAGGGCAAATGGTCCCCGTATAATTGAACCGGCTGGTTCCTGCTCATCGCTGGTGTTCAATTACTGGCTGAACAATCTTGGGATTCAGCGTTTAAAGCCCTTAACTGATATTTCTAAACTATTTTTATCAGCTTTGTTAATGGACACGGTGAATATGAAATACAAGGTTACCAAGTTAGATCCAGAAGCCTATTCTAATTATGTTGACTTTTTACAAGGTATGGACTTTGAACATTATTACGAAACTCTAGTAGCTAAAAAGGATATTGATGGATTACCCATAGAAGGGATTTTGGCAAAAGACTATAaacaattttctttttcgaGCCACCATGGTGTTGTCAAAGTCGGTACTTCATCCATTCCTCGGCCTCTTCAATGGATATTAGAGCAGCATGGAAATGATGAATTTGTTCTTCAATCGaggaaatatataattaaaaaaaatttagaCCTGCTGCTCCTAGTGCACCATTGGATTTCAGCGGATGTACATTATAGACAGTTCGTGGTTGTTGTAGACAATGACAAGAGCATGGAGTTATCAGCCAAGATAATTCAGGCTATTAAAGACGAGTTGCAACTTGAAAAGGTGGAAATCATAGTTCCGTTAGTTGATGGTATACTAACCTACAATCAGCTTGCACTGAACAAAAGTAGGAAAACCGTGGTTCCATTGATAAGGAAAGCCGTGGAAGAACTATAA
- the PMT4 gene encoding dolichyl-phosphate-mannose-protein mannosyltransferase (similar to Ashbya gossypii ABL085W) codes for MPSKKVQKSPLADKTEQSATDTKNGYCFEYAGGKWLMEGSQDSPGKYRYYGYFVTVVAFVLRFKKLYYPREVVFDEVHFGKFASYYLERTYFFDVHPPFAKLLIAFVGWLVGYNGAFKFDDIGYSYETNNAPYVAYRSLSALLGTLTVPIMFNILKELNFKAVSCALGAFLVAIDNAHVIDSRLILLDATLIVSIALSIYTYIRFYKAQLRAPFSSEWYFWLYATGLSLSFVISTKYVGLFTFAMIGSAVALNLWQLLDIRAGLSLKMVFKHFFQRFNGLILFPFTVYLFWFYIHFAVLTKSGPGDNFMSGGFQETLGDSPLAKESRELQYYDIITLKHKDTGSLLHSHDAYYPLRYEDGRISSQGQQVTGYSHEDINNNWEIIPTKELPSLVGQNVLLDDVIRLRHVATDTYLLAHDVASPLYATNEEVTTVGKELGDGTELKNTLFKFQPTNKKDSGRVVKSKASVFRIFHVDTAVALWTHNDEFLPEWGFKQQEVNGNKKVLEPSNNWVVDNIVNISEERKAYSPKIVKKLSFIAKWFELQRLMFEHNNKLSSDHPFASQPESWPGSLSGVSFWTKEPETRQIYFIGNIVGWWLEVVSLALYIGIILADLLTRQRHVFTFGKLARIKLYGPLLFLFVGWCFHYFPFFLMGRQKFLHHYLPAHLIAALLTAGLWEFLLSDTKSLDISTDESDSESQYNKNPQVNEVTVTLLFLITAIGTSAFFIFFSPLVYGDRSLTPSEVLSRQWFNMKLHFAK; via the coding sequence ATGCCTTCAAAGAAAGTTCAAAAGAGTCCTTTAGCGGACAAAACTGAACAGTCGGCAACGGACACTAAAAATGGATATTGTTTCGAATATGCAGGAGGAAAATGGCTAATGGAAGGATCACAAGATAGCCCAGGGAAATATAGGTATTATGGATATTTTGTTACTGTTGTAGCCTTTGTATTAAGGTTCAAAAAGTTGTATTATCCTCGTGAAGTGGTCTTTGATGAAGTCCATTTTGGTAAGTTTGCGTCTTATTATTTGGAGCGGACGTATTTCTTTGATGTTCATCCTCCGTTTGCGAAATTATTGATTGCATTTGTTGGATGGTTGGTAGGATATAATGGTGCCTTTAAGTTTGACGATATTGGATATAGTTATGAGACGAATAATGCTCCATATGTGGCATACCGGTCTTTAAGTGCCCTTTTAGGAACGCTTACTGTTCCGATCATgtttaatatattgaagGAGTTGAACTTCAAAGCAGTTAGTTGTGCTTTGGGTGCATTTTTAGTAGCGATTGATAATGCACATGTTATTGATTCAAGGTTGATTTTGCTAGATGCAACGCTTATTGTGAGCATTGCATTGTCCATCTATACATACATCCGTTTCTACAAGGCCCAATTGAGAGCTCCATTTAGTTCTGAGTGGTACTTCTGGTTATATGCCACAGGATTATCGTTATCTTTTGTTATTTCTACCAAATATGTAGGTCTTTTTACCTTTGCGATGATTGGTTCTGCTGTTGCATTAAATCTGTGGCAGTTACTAGATATTCGTGCAGGTTTATCCTTGAAAATGGTTTTTAAGCATTTTTTCCAAAGGTTCAATGgtttaatattattcccCTTCACAGTTTACTTATTTTGGTTCTACATTCATTTTGCAGTGCTCACGAAATCAGGACCTGGTGACAATTTTATGTCTGGCGGATTTCAAGAAACTTTGGGAGACTCACCACTTGCGAAAGAGTCCAGAGAGTTACAATATTATGATATAATTACACTAAAACACAAGGATACCGGTTCTTTATTACATTCCCATGATGCATACTATCCATTGCGGTATGAGGACGGTCGTATTTCATCTCAAGGTCAGCAAGTTACGGGTTATTCGCACGAAGATATTAACAATAACTGGGAAATTATTCCAACAAAAGAGTTACCAAGTCTTGTGGGTCAGAATGTTCTGTTGGATGACGTTATTAGGTTAAGGCATGTTGCTACTGATACATATTTATTAGCTCATGATGTCGCATCTCCTTTGTATGCCACTAATGAGGAAGTCACAACGGTAGGCAAAGAGTTGGGAGATGGTActgaattaaaaaatacgTTATTTAAGTTTCAGCCGACTAATAAGAAGGATTCTGGGCGTGTTGTAAAAAGCAAAGCTTCAGTATTCAGGATATTCCATGTAGATACTGCTGTTGCTTTATGGACTCACAACGACGAGTTTTTACCTGAATGGGGGTTTAAGCAACAGGAAGTCAACGGCAACAAAAAAGTTCTGGAACCTTCAAATAATTGGGTTGTTGATAACATTGTCAACATCAGcgaagaaagaaaagctTACTCTCCAAAGATTGTTAAAAAACTTTCATTTATCGCTAAGTGGTTTGAATTACAACGGCTAATGTTTGAGCACAATAATAAGCTCTCCTCAGACCATCCATTCGCCTCCCAGCCAGAATCCTGGCCCGGATCCTTATCCGGTGTTTCCTTCTGGACTAAAGAACCTGAGACGAGGCAAATATACTTTATTGGCAATATTGTTGGCTGGTGGTTAGAAGTCGTCTCCTTGGCTCTTTACATTGGCATTATCCTTGCTGATCTTTTAACTAGACAGCGTCATGTTTTTACTTTTGGAAAGTTAGCAAGAATAAAATTATATGGCCCACTGTTATTCTTATTTGTTGGCTGGTGCTTCCACTACTTTCCATTTTTCTTAATGGGTCGCCAAAAATTTTTACATCATTACTTGCCTGCTCACCTGATAGCAGCTTTACTCACCGCTGGTCTTTGGGAGTTTTTATTATCAGATACGAAATCTCTGGATATATCAACAGATGAGTCTGATTCAGAAAGCCAATATAACAAGAATCCTCAGGTAAATGAAGTTACAGTAACTTTACTTTTCTTAATAACTGCAATTGGTACATCTGctttcttcattttcttttctccATTGGTTTATGGAGATCGTTCTTTAACACCATCGGAGGTTCTATCAAGGCAGTGGTTTAACATGAAATTACACTTCGCAAAATGA
- a CDS encoding uncharacterized protein (similar to Ashbya gossypii ABL087W), protein MKSLIEFIFEATYIALTYILPIIFTVHTIYEADDFYKHFTKGYNDTESLEFRDSQLNNAEDYLKQLDDVMYLHLKICSLSLAKCMPRVQVCIYWCVYWFTTCFLDRFVYPGTLYYLDYADIKIESVVWKLVKMSITVIILIHTYEHPAQRERPLSERNHDRLWSVPSLLMKIYVRCLEITSSALEWLRVDCTPARISHFIGKGNNVLTLDQHTYFNRGTDPIIKEEKPMQDKTVFVMDTQNSYDIVSTSECNSILSSNSSASSYSSANSNTTGRFRSGHTRDSLSEIC, encoded by the coding sequence ATGAAATCATTAATTGaatttatatttgaagcAACCTACATTGCGTTGACTTACATTTTGCCGATAATCTTTACTGTTCATACTATTTACGAAGCAGATGACTTTTACAAGCACTTTACCAAAGGTTATAACGATACAGAGTCATTGGAATTTAGAGACTCACAACTGAATAATGCAGAGGATTACCTTAAGCAATTGGATGATGTAATGTATTTGCACCTTAAAATTTGTTCTCTGTCATTGGCGAAATGTATGCCAAGGGTACAAGTTTGCATATACTGGTGCGTCTATTGGTTTACCACCTGCTTTTTGGATCGCTTTGTATACCCTGGAACGCTGTATTATCTTGACTACGCAGATATCAAGATAGAAAGTGTAGTATGGAAATTGGTAAAGATGTCAATAACAGTGATTATTTTAATACATACATATGAGCACCCAGCTCAGAGAGAAAGGCCATTGAGTGAGCGCAACCATGATAGATTGTGGAGTGTTCCTTCTTTATTAATGAAGATCTATGTCCGTTGTCTTGAGATTACTTCTTCTGCTCTAGAGTGGTTGAGGGTGGATTGTACACCTGCAAGAATATCGCACTTCATTGGCAAGGGAAACAACGTTCTTACCCTTGACCAACATACATACTTTAATAGAGGCACGGACCCGATAATAAAAGAGGAAAAGCCTATGCAAGATAAAACCGTATTTGTAATGGACACCCAGAACTCTTATGATATTGTAAGTACCTCTGAGTGTAATTCCATCCTATCTTCTAATTCTTCTGCTTCAAGCTATTCTAGTGCTAATTCAAACACCACAGGACGGTTCAGGAGCGGGCATACAAGAGACAGCCTTTCCGAAATTTGCTAA
- the IPA1 gene encoding putative polyadenylation protein (similar to Ashbya gossypii ABL082C) gives MKFFAEHLPRIGIVLIVVVDITGELVIQGIQSKILKLKDSIDTVSIILPCEVEFGTDTNITYQNGQATIRAHERKVNLKSHLDRTSNFMVAFSSNFKWSKLDLQEPFKFLCYCCNSTLLSRSDCKKIRDMPTEFWTELMDYWHCHKPDDNSKESKNYRDKYNILVPSIAELLVGDSFLILNRDWLSERFLITPEGPTCQKCSTLLGELPNEKVIKLYKWNLILIKSNGIKERYGMEQSVIASLMNLINSNASRVIILSCGNNSKTVLWVFSIGLNVTLSDNTEIKQGLKFLYTTDLDILSSGKVPSRQTVDTLNVTPDCYRSFIESLDKTRDKLPEQHKMIDNWYISYVSYL, from the coding sequence ATGAAATTCTTTGCAGAGCATCTACCTAGGATTGGAATAGTATTAATAGTGGTTGTGGATATTACTGGTGAGTTGGTGATACAAGGGATTCAGTCTAAAATCCTGAAGCTTAAAGATTCTATAGATACTGTTTCGATTATTTTACCATGTGAGGTAGAATTTGGTACTGATACCAACATCACGTATCAAAATGGACAAGCAACAATTCGTGCACATGAAAGGAAGGTTAACCTGAAATCGCATCTTGATAGGACATCTAATTTTATGGTTGCGTTTTCCAGTAATTTTAAATGGAGTAAGTTAGACTTGCAGGAGCCGTTTAAGTTTCTATGTTACTGTTGTAATTCTACACTGCTATCTCGATCAGATTGTAAAAAGATCCGTGATATGCCTACAGAATTTTGGACGGAATTGATGGACTATTGGCATTGTCATAAACCAGATGATAATTCTAAGGAGAGCAAAAACTATAGAGACAAATATAACATATTAGTTCCCAGCATTGCAGAATTACTTGTTGGTGATTCGTTCCTGATACTGAACAGGGATTGGCTGAGTGAAAGGTTTTTAATAACTCCGGAAGGTCCTACATGTCAAAAATGCTCTACTCTACTTGGTGAGTTGCCAAATGAAAAGGTTATAAAACTGTACAAATGGAATCTAATACTGATAAAGTCAAATGGTATTAAAGAACGGTATGGTATGGAGCAATCAGTTATAGCTTcattgatgaatttaatcAATTCAAATGCGTCTCGTGTAATAATTCTATCGTGTGGGAATAATTCAAAGACAGTTTTGTGGGTGTTTAGCATTGGATTGAACGTAACGTTGTCTGATAATACTGAAATTAAACAGGGTCTTAAATTTTTGTACACAACAGATTTAGATATACTTTCCTCAGGGAAAGTGCCAAGTCGTCAAACTGTAGATACATTGAATGTTACCCCAGATTGTTATCGCAGTTTTATCGAGTCTCTTGACAAGACTCGTGACAAGCTTCCCGAACAACATAAAATGATAGACAACTGGTATATAAGTTATGTAAGTTACTTATAG